The region GTGTGGCCCGGTGGCGCCGGACGCTCAGCCGAAGGCGGCGTGGGTCAGCCAGAGGTCCAGCAGGTCCCGATCGCCCCGGATCTCGGCCCCGTCGCGCGGCAACGGCGTGCGCCGGTAGATCCCCAGGAGCAGGTCCGTCAGCGGGGCCCGGACGCCCACGGCCGCCGGCTCGTGCGACCGGCGCCAGACGATGACGTCCCCGGTCAGGTCCACGAACCAGGCCGTGTCCACGTCGGTCGCCTCGAAGGCCAGCGTGCGGCCCGGGCCGAGGAGCTCGCGCTCGCGGGGCGGGTGCTCGAAGTGTTGGGGGAGCGCGTCGAGCTCCATCCACTCGTCGACCGCGTCGAGCGCGGTCTCCTCGGCGACGGTGAACGTCGGAGCCGGGAGCACGGTCACGACATCGCGCCGTCGGCGCAACCGAGATCTCTTCTTGTTGTCGTGACTACCGTGATGTCGTCGTGACAACATCTGGGGGTGACGACCCCCGAGCCCGGCCCGCTGTCGTCGGCCGGGTTCTGGCTGCACCACGCCGCCCTTGCGTGGCGCGCCGACCTCGCCGGGAGCCTGCAGCCCCTCGGCCTGACGCCCACCCAGTTCCTTCATCTGGCCTCGGTGGCCTGGCTCGAGGACCTGCACGGGCCGCCGATCCAGCAGGAGGTGGCCGAGCAGGCCGGCGCGGACCGGATGATGACGTCCAAGGTCGTCCGGACTCTCTCCGCGCGCGGGCTGGTCAGCCGCAGCCCCACGGAGGTCGACGGCCGAGCGGTCCGGATCGCACTGACCCGAGCGGGCCGGGAGGTGGTCGACCGCGCGACGGCGGTCGCCCGGGAGGTCGACGCCCGGTACTTCGGCGAGGAGCCCGGGCCCCTCCGTGACCAGCTCCGCGAGCTCGCGGAGCACCGCGGCCTGTGAAACCTGGCGAGGATGTTCTCGTCACTCGTGAAAGAAGCCTCGGAACAGCGCCGACATAGATAAACGTCATATCGACGAAAAAGACGGTCCGGATCGGTCAGGACGGCGAGCGGGCCGGCTGCGCCACTCGTCTCAATCTGAGAAGAGGCATCGACCGAACGAATTAGACATGTCTAACATCCGGCTCGTGGGAACCATGACGCCCGCCGTCGAGGACTACCTGAAGACCATCTTCCTGCTGAGCACCCGCGGGGAGGCGGTCACCACCAGCGCGCTGGCGCGCGAGCTGCACGTGTCCTCGCCGTCCGTCTCGGCGATGATGAAGCGGCTGAGCGACGGCCGGCTCGTCGAGCGCGGGACGGGCGTGCACCTCACCGCGCAGGGGGAGCGGGAGGCGCTGCGCGTCGTCCGTAGGCACCGGCTGCTGGAGACCTTCCTCGCCCGCGTGCTGGACATCCCGTGGGACGAGGTGCACGTCGAGGCCGAGCTGCTCGAGCACGCGCTGAGCGAGCGGCTCGAGGCCCGCATCGACGCCGCGCTCGGCCACCCCACCCGCGATCCGCACGGGGACCCGATCCCGCCCTCGGCCGGCGCGCACGACGAGAGCTGGGGCCGTCCGCTCGCGGGCACGCCCGCCGGGAGCCGCTTCCGGATCGAGCGCGTCTCGGACCGGGACAGCGACGCGCTGCGCTACCTCGGGGAGAAGGGCATCCGGCCCGGCGTCGTCCTGGAGGTCGGCGAGCAGGAGCCCTACGGCGGCTCGTGCTGGGTGCGATTCGGCGGGGAGCCGCTCGCCCTCGGTCAGGTCCTGACCCGTCTGGTGTTCGGCACGATCGTCGAGGGGGATGAATGAGCGCGGTGAGATCCGCGAGGTCGACCGCTGTCGCGGACGTCCGGGCGCGTGGCCGCCGGGGTGGCCTGACGCTGATCGGCCCGGCGTTCGTCGCCGCCATCGCCTACGTGGACCCCGGCAACTTCGCCACGAACTTCTCCGCCGGGTCCGACTTCGGCTACCTGCTGCTGTGGGTGATCGTCGGCGCGAACCTGCTCGCGATGCTCATCCAGGGCCTGTCGGCGAAGCTCGGCATCGCCACCGGCAGCAACCTCGCCGAGATGTGCCGCGAGGAGTACCCGAAGCCCGTGAGCCGGGGGATGTGGGTGCAGGCGGAGATCGTCGCCGCGGCCACGGACCTCGCCGAGGTGATCGGCGGCGCCGTCGCCCTGCACCTGCTGTTCGGGCTGCCGCTGTTCGTCGGCGGGGTGATCACCGGCGTCGTCGCGTTCGCACTGCTCGGGCTGCACCAGCGCGGGCAGCGGCCGTTCGAGCTGGCGATCGCCGGTCTCTTCGCGGTGATCCTGATCGGTTTCCTGGTCACCGCGCTCCGCATCCCGTGGGAACCGGACGAGCTCGCCGCCGGCCTGATCCCGATGTTCGACGGCCCGGGCAGCCTGTTGCTCGCCACCGGCATCCTCGGCGCCACGGTCATGCCGCACGTCATCTACCTGCACTCGGCGCTCACCCAGGACCGCAACCCCGCGACCACGCTCGACGAGCGTCGGTTCCTGCTCCGCCACCAGCGCATCGACGTCACCCTCGGCATGGGCCTCGCGGGGCTGGTCAACATGGCGATGCTGGTGATCGCCGCGGCGTTGTTCCACGGATCGGCCGTACCGGAGGACACCGGCAGTCTGGAGGGCGTGCACGCCGCGCTCGGCCGGGTGCTGGACCACCCCGCCGCGACGGCCTTCGCCCTCGCCCTGCTGGCGTCCGGCTTCGCGTCGGCCGGGGTCGGGACGTTCGCGGGCCAGGTCGTCATGCAGGGGTTCATCCGGCGGCGGATCCCGCTCCTGCTGCGCAGGCTGATCACGCTGGCGCCGGCGCTCGTGGTGCTGGGCCTCGGCATCGACCCCACGAAGGCGCTGGTGTTCTCCCAGGTGATCCTGTCCTTCGGCATCCCGTTCGCGTTGATCCCGCTGGTGCTGCTCACCCGTCGTCGCGACGTGATGGGGGAGCTGGTGAACCGGCGGATCACGACGGTGGCGGCGTCGGTCGCGGCCACGGCGATCGTCGGGCTCAACGGCGTGCTGCTCTGGCAGACGTTCGTCGGTTGAGTGGGCGGCACACGGTCACCCCGGGCCGTGCGGACACACGAAGGACGCGGCACGCGGGACGACCGGTGGGCCGTCCGACGTGCCGCGTCGATCCCGAGTGCAGGAGCCGCCGGATCGTGTCGACGACCGTGCGCTCGGGGTCAGCGCGCCCTGCAGGAACCGGTCCACACCGTCGTGACCGGTCCTGAGGGGGTTCGCGAGGGTGAGATCTGGGGAGCGGACCTCACCGGTGGATCAGAGGGCGGCGAGACCGGCGATCTGCGAGGCGAGGCTCGCGGCGTCCGGAGCCGCGACCGCGTCCGCGGCGCCGACCTTGTAGTCGTTCCCGTCGAAGTTCTGGTCCTGCGTCGACGGCAGGGCCGGCAGCGCCGGGGCACCCAGCTCGGGGAGCGCCGGGGCACCCAGCTTCGGCAGCGCGGGCGCGCCGAGCGCGGGCGCCGGCAGCTCGGGCAGGGCCGGCGCCGGGAGCTCCGGCCCGGCCAGCGGGATGCTGCCGGCCGGGGTGGCCAGCTCGCCGGCGACCTGCGGGGAACCCGGGGCTCGGACAGCGACGGGGCCTCGGGCAGGGACGGGGCCCCGGGCAGCGAGGGGGCCTCGGGCAGGGACGGGGCCGCGGGCAGCGCGTCCAGGCCGGGGAACGCAGGCGCAGCCGGGAAGCTCGGGGGCGCCCGGAGCCTCGGGGAGGCCCGCGGTCCGCATCGAGGCCGGCACCGCGGCGTCCTCGGGGCCGGTCTGCGTGCTCACGGTCGGCATCTCGAAGTTGAAGAGCCCAGGCAGGGACATCGAATCGGGCGAGGGGAGCTCGGGCGCGGAGAGCTCCGGAGCCGCGAGGTCCGGCGCGGCCAGCTCCGGCGCCGCGGGGAGCCCGGCGCTGCGGGCAGCTCCGGCAGCGACGGCGCGGCGAGGGCCTGGCCCGCGAAGCCGACGCCGATGGCGGCGACTCCCGCAATGGTGGCCGACGTACGCAGCGTGCGCCTGGCGAGACTGCTCATCTCTGGTGGATCCTTCCGATCGGGGGTCTCGGAAAACGATGGTGCTTCGGGCGGCCCAACGAGGGTCGGGGCGTCGAGATGTGGAATATCGCGCTCTGGAGGCGACCTTCAGCCTTTCGAGTGACAAAGTTCCTGCAACCCTTGAGGTCGCCACCCGTACGGATTACATGCTTCAGCGTGAGGTCATCGGCGCTCTGCCATCACCGTGAAGGGAAGTGAAGGATCATCACCGGCTCGGCGCACCTGTCGCGGATCATGGTCGGGTTGGGCATCGGGGCCGGTGCGGGCCTCGGCCTGGGCCTCGGCATCGGGACCCACTACGCGACGGTCCTGTTGGACACCCGCCGCTCCGTCCTCTACCCGGAGCGGGTGCTGGGTGCGGGCGAGGGCACGGTGACCCTCGCCCGGAGCAGGCTCGTCCTGCAGCCCGGGGTCTGGGGCCTGCGCTGGTCGGAGGGCCTGGCGGTGCTCGGGCCGGTGCTGCGCGACGACAAGCGCGGCGTCGTCCGCCGGCTCCTGTCCGGGCCGGTTCCGCCGGTCGCGCCCGCGGTCGTCGACGCCGGGCCCTACGACCCCGATCCCGGCGCCCACGGCCTGGCGTTCGACGAGGTCGTGATCGACACCCCGCTCGGCCCCGCGCCGGCCTGGGAGGTCCCCGCGGCGGGGACGACCTGGGCGATCGCGATCCACGGCCGCGGCGGCACCCGGCGCGAGGCGCTGCGGATCCTGCCGGCGCTGCACGCGCTCGGGTTGCCGCAGCTGGTGGTCAGCTACCGCAACGACCCGGAGGCCCCGCCGAGCCCGGACGGCTACTTCCACCTCGGGGACACCGAGTGGGAGGACCTGGAGGCGGCCGTACGGTACGCGGCGTCCCGCGGGGCGCAGCGGATCGTGCTCGTCGGCTGGTCCATGGGCGCGGCCATCTGCGGTGCGTTCCTGGACCGCTCCGCCGAGGCGCACCTCGTCGACGCGATGGTGTGGGACGCGCCGCTGGTGGACTGGCGGGCCTGCCTGCGCCTGCAGGCGGCGAACCGGCTCGTCCCGCCCGCGCTGGTGCCTCTGGCGACCGCGACGGCGACGCGGCGGATCGGCATCGACTTCGACCGCTTCGACCTGCGGCGGACCCCGCCGAAGCACCGGCCGCCGACCTTCATCGTGCACAGCGGCCCGGACACGGCGGTCCCGGCCAGTTCCAGCCGGGCCCTGGCGGCGGCGGGACGCGCGCTCGACTGGCCGATCCGCTACCTCGAGGTGCCGGGTGTCGAGCACACAGCGGCGTGGAACGCGGACCCGGAACGCTACGAGCAGGCCGTGACCGCGTTCCTGCGCGACGCCGGGGTCGTGGCCTAGCGGAGGCCGCGGGCGGCGTCCGCACCCGGGCCGACGACGTCCGTGGGCGGGATCGTCGACGGCGGTTCCGCGACGTCGTTCACCGAAAGCTCCTGCGGGCGGCGCGACAGCACCACGTAGGCGATCCCGGCGAGCACCGCGGCGACGAGGCCACCGGCGGCCACCCAGCGCCACCAGGCGACCGGCGTCGGCTCGGGCTCGATGCGGCGAGCCAGGTCCTTCCGGACGGCCGTGACGGCGTGGTCCAGCAGCGTGCCGGACTCGTCCAGCAGGCCCTTGGCCTTGTCCGCGGCCCTCTCGGCCAGCACGGGGGCGTCCTTCTCGATCCGCTCGACGACCTCGTGCGCGACCTCCTCGACGGTGCCGCCGAGGGTCGAGAGAGCGGCTCCGGCCTGCTCGCGGGCCCGCCCCAGGGCCTCGTGGGTGGTCGTGCCGATGCTCCTGCTCATGACCGGACCTCTTCCCGCGTGGGCGTGGACCGCCACTCCTGGCACGATGGTAGTCGTGACTGACCCAGGCAACTCGAACCAGACCGCGACGCTGCGGACGTCCGAGGGCGACATCCGGATCACGCTGTTCCCGGACCACGCCCCCAAGACCGTGGCGAACTTCGCCGACCTCGCGACCGGTAAGAAGGACTACTCACAGCCCAATGCGAGCGGCGGGGACAGCGGCCCCTTCTACGACGGCTCGATCTTCCACCGCGTCATTAGCGGGTTCATGCTGCAGGGCGGTGACCCCACGGGCACCGGCCGCGGCGGGCCCGGATACCAGTTCGCGGACGAGTTCCACCCGGAGCTCAAGTTCGACCGCCCGTACCTGCTGGCCATGGCCAACGCGGGCCCGGGCACGAACGGCTCGCAGTTCTTCATCACGGTCGGCCCCACGCCGCACCTGAACCGCAAGCACACGATCTTCGGTGAGGTGGCGGACGCGGAGTCCCGCGCCGTCGTCGACGCCATCGCGAACACCCCGACCGACCGGTCCGACCGGCCGCTCACCGACGTGGTCATCCAGCACGTCGAGATCTCCTGACGGAACCTCCGTGAGGAGAGGGCCCTCGTGACCCACCCTGCCGGACCTCTTCCGCCGGACGCACCGGCCGTCTGCGCCCGGCACCCCGACCGGCCCACGGGGTTGAGCTGCACGCGCTGCGGCCGACCCGCCTGCACGGACTGCCTCCGCGAGGCGTCGGTCGGGTACCAGTGCGTGGACTGCGTCGCCGAGGGCAACCGGTCGGTCCGGCAGGGAGGTGCCCGGCGAGGGGTGACCCTGGCCGGCGCGCCGCAGCGCTCGCGGGCGCGGCCGATCGTGACGCCGGTGCTGGTCGCCCTGAACGTCCTGGTCTTCGCGTGGACGGTCGGGCAGTCCGGCAGCCTCGGCGACAACTACGCGTCGGCGCTGTTCCAGGACTGGGTCCTGCAGTCCGACGAGGTCGCCGCCGGCAACTGGTGGCGGCTCGTCACCGCCGGGTTCCTGCACTACGGCCCGCTGCACCTGGTGTTCAACATGCTGGCGCTGTGGGTCATCGGCCGGGACGTGGAGACCGTCCTGGGCCGGACGCGGTTCCTGGCCGTCTACCTGGTCTCGCTGCTCGGCGGCTCGGCCGCGGTGATGCTCTTCTCACCGGACGCGGCGGTCGCCGGCGCGTCCGGGGCGGTGTTCGGGCTGATGGGCGGCCTGGCCGTGGTGCTGCGCCGGATGCGGGTACCGCCGAGCCAGGCCTTCGGGCTGATCGCGGTGAACATCGTGATCAGCGTCGTGCTCCCGGGGATCTCGCTCGCCGGGCACCTCGGCGGGCTGGTGGTCGGCGCGGCCGCGACGGCGGCGCTCGTCTACGCGCCCGCCCGGAACCGGAACCTCGTGCAGGCCGGGGCGATCGCCGGCCTCGCCGTGGTGGCGTTGCTCGCGATCACGCTGTCGCTGTAGTCCCTCGCACGCAGAGGGCCGCCGGGAACGTCCCGGCGGCCCTCGTTCCGTCTCCGGACCCTCCTACCGTCTAGTCCGGCTTGCTGCAGCCGCAACCGGTGGAGCAGCCGTCCGTGCCGCGCATCGGCGTCCTGTTCACGCGAGAACCTCCTTCGTCGACGACCGGGCCTGTGCACCAGCGTAGGAACCCGGTGCCGCCGGGCACGAGGCTCCGAGCGGGGGGTCTCGCGGCACCCGCGGTGATGCAGGGCCCGGCCGTCCGGGTGGTCCGCCACCACGTCCGGGCGGATGCCCTAGACCGGGCGGCGCGCGGCGAGTAGGCCCGCGACGTCCTCGGGCTCCGCGCCGAGGTCCAGCCGCCCGAAGACCATCAGCCGTTCGACACCGGCGGCGTCCCGGACGTCCAGCTCCAGCATCGAACTCTCCCGGCCCAGCCGCCGCATCCGGACCACGCGCACCCCCTGGACCCGGCTCCACGGGAACGGTCGCGCGCCGAGCAGCCCCCGCACCGTGACGCCGGCGGCGTCCGCGGCGAGGCGCGGCCGGGCGACCGTGCCGAACAGCGAGGCCAGCAGCAGTCCGACAGCGGCGACCCCGGCGATCAGCCGACCCGCCGGGTCCGCGCCGGAGGCGAAGAGCAGCACGCACCACAGGACGGCGCCCGCCGTGAGCAGCCAGCCGACGGCGACGAGGCCGGCGGCCGGGCTCCACCGCGTCCGATCACTCATCGGCACGGATCACCCAGGGTAGCTGCATGGGTTGTCCACAGGGCTTATCCACAGTGGGGATGGTCTCACATTTGTGTGTTTCGGCTGTTCAGCGCCATCTCATGGTCATCAGGAGACCGATCACGATGAGTGCGAAGCCGATGAGGAAGTTCCACGAGCCCAGCGCGGTCATGAAGCCGATGCTGCTGCCGGCGATGTAGTTGACCACCAGCCACGCGAAGCCGACGAGCATCAGGCCGAGCATCACGGCGATGTACACGGGATGGGTGGGTCCGGCGACCTTCACGGGCGACCGGCCGGTCGGCGGCGTGTAGGCGGCCTTCTTGCGGACCTTGGACTTCGGCATCGGAAAACCTCGTCTGACGTGCGGTGCAGGGTCGACCCGCGGCGGTCGGTGTGCTCGCCGACCACGGTAGCGTGCCGGGTCGCCGGAGGTCTGCTCACACGGCCCGCAACCCTCGCCGCGCCCGATCGAGTACGACGCGCGGTCGATCGCGCGCGTGGGTCCGGACGGCGTGCTGGGGCGTGAGGCCCTAGTGCAGGCCCGCCGTGAGCGCCGCGACCTCGGCGCCGAGGTCCTCGATCAGCGGCTCCGCGGCGACGTGTCCGGCCGTCGCGAGCCAGTTCGCCAGCATCCGGTGCCCGCCCTGGGTGAGGACGGACTCGGGATGGAACTGCACGCCCTCGATCGGCAGGTCCCGGTGCCGCACGGCCATGATCAGGCCGGACTCGGTGGAGCCGGTGACCTCGAGCTCGGCAGGCAGCGTGTCCGGGCGGATCGACAGCGAGTGGTACCGCGTGGCGACGAACGGGTCCGGCAGGCCGCGCAGCACCCCGACGCCCGGGTGGTGCACCAGCGACGTCTTGCCGTGCAGCAGCTCCGGTGCCCGCTCGACGACGCCGCCCCAGGCGACGCCGATGGCCTGGTGGCCGAGGCAGACACCGAGCAGCGGGAGGTTCCGCTCGGCCGAGGCCCGGATGACGTCGATGCTGGAACCGGCGGCCTCGGGGGTGCCGGGGCCGGGGCTGACCAGGACGGCGCCGACCTCGTCCAGCTCGTCGAGGTCCACGTCGTCGTTGCGCCGGACCACGGTCTCGACGCCGAGCTGGGCGAGGTACTGGACGAGGTTGTAGACGAAGCTGTCGTAGTTGTCGACGACGAGGACGCGCATGGGTTCAGCCTAGTTCCCGAACAGGCCGTCGCCGCCGCCGTTGTCGCCGCCGCGCCCGTTGCCCGACTGCCCGACGGTCAGGGTGATCTGGGTGTTGTCCGGGTCGATGGCGGTACCGGCGGGGACGGACTGGGCGAGGACGCGGTTGTTCTGCGAGGGGTCCGAGACCTGCTGGCCCTGCGCCTGCACGTTCTTGTTGATGCCGGCGGCACTGAGGGTCCTCGCCGCGTCGTTGACGGTCTGGCCCACCACGTTGGGCATCTCGACCCGGTTGCCCTTCGAGACCTGCAGCGTGATGGTGCTGCCCTTCTGCACCCTGGTTCCGGCCTGCGGGTTCGTGCCCACGATCGAGCCCTCCTCGCCCGCGCCGTCGACCTGGGTGCTCTGGGTCTGGAAGCCGGCGTTGGTGAGCGTCTGCTTGGCCTGGTCCTCCGTCTGCCCGCTGACGTCCGGGACCGCGACGGTGGTCTGCTCCTTGCCGACGACCACCGCGACCGCACTGCCACCGGGGGCGTCCACACCCGCGGCCGGGTTCGAGGAGAGGATCTTGCCGACCTGGCTCTCGTCCGCCGTCTCCTGCTCCGTCTGGGCGCCCAGCGTCAGCCCGCGCGCCTCGAGCAGGGTCTGCGCCTCGGCGGGACTCTTGCCGTCCAGCGCGGGCACGGTGGCCTGCGCCGGGCCCGTGCCGACGAAGATGGTGACCGTGCTGCGCTCCGGGACCTGCACGTTCGACGCCGGGTCCGTGCGCGTGACCTTGCCGTTCAGCTCGACCGTCGACGGCTCCTGCTTGAGGTTCACGAGCAGGCCGGCGGTGGAGATCTGGGCGCGCGCGGCGTCCGGGAGCGCGCCGACGACGTTCGGTACGGCGACCTGGGTGGGCGTCGAGGGGCCGCCGAAGACCTCGAACGCGACGAACGCGAGGAGGGCCAGCACCGCCGCGACCGCGATGCCGACACCGATCTTGCGGCCGGTGTGCTTGCTCTGCGGCTCGTCCTGCCAGGGCTGCACCTCGCCGGGCGACATGGTGTGCCGGCCACCGCCGCCATCCCCGGCCGCCGCGATCCGCCGGGTGGCGCGGACGTTCGTGTCCGCGTTGAGGAACGTGGTGCGCTCCTCCTCGCTCATCACCATCGGCGCGAGCGGCTGCTGGCCGTTGCGCACCCGGATCAGGTCCGCGCGCATCTCCGCCGCCGACTGGTACCGGTTGGCCGGGTTCTTGCTCAACGCCTTGAGCACGACGGCGTCCAGCGACGGCGGAACCTGCGGGTTGACCTCCGACGGGCGCCGCGGGTCCTCCCGGACGTGCTGGTAGGCGACCGCGACCGGGGTGTCCCCGGTGAAGGGCGGCTCGCCCGTCAGCAGTTCGAACACCACGCAGCCGGCGGCGTAGACGTCCGACCGGGCGTCGACCGCCTCACCGCGCGCCTGCTCGGGGGAGAGGTACTGCGCGGTCCCGAT is a window of Pseudonocardia sp. T1-2H DNA encoding:
- a CDS encoding Nramp family divalent metal transporter, with the translated sequence MSAVRSARSTAVADVRARGRRGGLTLIGPAFVAAIAYVDPGNFATNFSAGSDFGYLLLWVIVGANLLAMLIQGLSAKLGIATGSNLAEMCREEYPKPVSRGMWVQAEIVAAATDLAEVIGGAVALHLLFGLPLFVGGVITGVVAFALLGLHQRGQRPFELAIAGLFAVILIGFLVTALRIPWEPDELAAGLIPMFDGPGSLLLATGILGATVMPHVIYLHSALTQDRNPATTLDERRFLLRHQRIDVTLGMGLAGLVNMAMLVIAAALFHGSAVPEDTGSLEGVHAALGRVLDHPAATAFALALLASGFASAGVGTFAGQVVMQGFIRRRIPLLLRRLITLAPALVVLGLGIDPTKALVFSQVILSFGIPFALIPLVLLTRRRDVMGELVNRRITTVAASVAATAIVGLNGVLLWQTFVG
- the crgA gene encoding cell division protein CrgA, whose translation is MPKSKVRKKAAYTPPTGRSPVKVAGPTHPVYIAVMLGLMLVGFAWLVVNYIAGSSIGFMTALGSWNFLIGFALIVIGLLMTMRWR
- a CDS encoding alpha/beta hydrolase family protein, which translates into the protein MVGLGIGAGAGLGLGLGIGTHYATVLLDTRRSVLYPERVLGAGEGTVTLARSRLVLQPGVWGLRWSEGLAVLGPVLRDDKRGVVRRLLSGPVPPVAPAVVDAGPYDPDPGAHGLAFDEVVIDTPLGPAPAWEVPAAGTTWAIAIHGRGGTRREALRILPALHALGLPQLVVSYRNDPEAPPSPDGYFHLGDTEWEDLEAAVRYAASRGAQRIVLVGWSMGAAICGAFLDRSAEAHLVDAMVWDAPLVDWRACLRLQAANRLVPPALVPLATATATRRIGIDFDRFDLRRTPPKHRPPTFIVHSGPDTAVPASSSRALAAAGRALDWPIRYLEVPGVEHTAAWNADPERYEQAVTAFLRDAGVVA
- a CDS encoding MarR family winged helix-turn-helix transcriptional regulator; protein product: MTTPEPGPLSSAGFWLHHAALAWRADLAGSLQPLGLTPTQFLHLASVAWLEDLHGPPIQQEVAEQAGADRMMTSKVVRTLSARGLVSRSPTEVDGRAVRIALTRAGREVVDRATAVAREVDARYFGEEPGPLRDQLRELAEHRGL
- a CDS encoding rhomboid family intramembrane serine protease; translated protein: MTLAGAPQRSRARPIVTPVLVALNVLVFAWTVGQSGSLGDNYASALFQDWVLQSDEVAAGNWWRLVTAGFLHYGPLHLVFNMLALWVIGRDVETVLGRTRFLAVYLVSLLGGSAAVMLFSPDAAVAGASGAVFGLMGGLAVVLRRMRVPPSQAFGLIAVNIVISVVLPGISLAGHLGGLVVGAAATAALVYAPARNRNLVQAGAIAGLAVVALLAITLSL
- the pknB gene encoding Stk1 family PASTA domain-containing Ser/Thr kinase, with amino-acid sequence MGTDDDPRLLSERYELGETLGYGGMSEVHRGMDTRLSRDVAVKVLRADLARDPQFQIRFRREAQNAAALNHPAIVAVYDTGEVQSEFGPLPYIVMEYVDGQTLREVVKTSGPIPQQRVIEVMADVCAALDFSHKHSIIHRDVKPANIMITRTGAVKVMDFGIARALGEGQNVTQTAAVIGTAQYLSPEQARGEAVDARSDVYAAGCVVFELLTGEPPFTGDTPVAVAYQHVREDPRRPSEVNPQVPPSLDAVVLKALSKNPANRYQSAAEMRADLIRVRNGQQPLAPMVMSEEERTTFLNADTNVRATRRIAAAGDGGGGRHTMSPGEVQPWQDEPQSKHTGRKIGVGIAVAAVLALLAFVAFEVFGGPSTPTQVAVPNVVGALPDAARAQISTAGLLVNLKQEPSTVELNGKVTRTDPASNVQVPERSTVTIFVGTGPAQATVPALDGKSPAEAQTLLEARGLTLGAQTEQETADESQVGKILSSNPAAGVDAPGGSAVAVVVGKEQTTVAVPDVSGQTEDQAKQTLTNAGFQTQSTQVDGAGEEGSIVGTNPQAGTRVQKGSTITLQVSKGNRVEMPNVVGQTVNDAARTLSAAGINKNVQAQGQQVSDPSQNNRVLAQSVPAGTAIDPDNTQITLTVGQSGNGRGGDNGGGDGLFGN
- a CDS encoding peptidylprolyl isomerase: MVVVTDPGNSNQTATLRTSEGDIRITLFPDHAPKTVANFADLATGKKDYSQPNASGGDSGPFYDGSIFHRVISGFMLQGGDPTGTGRGGPGYQFADEFHPELKFDRPYLLAMANAGPGTNGSQFFITVGPTPHLNRKHTIFGEVADAESRAVVDAIANTPTDRSDRPLTDVVIQHVEIS
- a CDS encoding PH domain-containing protein, whose product is MSDRTRWSPAAGLVAVGWLLTAGAVLWCVLLFASGADPAGRLIAGVAAVGLLLASLFGTVARPRLAADAAGVTVRGLLGARPFPWSRVQGVRVVRMRRLGRESSMLELDVRDAAGVERLMVFGRLDLGAEPEDVAGLLAARRPV
- a CDS encoding metal-dependent transcriptional regulator, translating into MTPAVEDYLKTIFLLSTRGEAVTTSALARELHVSSPSVSAMMKRLSDGRLVERGTGVHLTAQGEREALRVVRRHRLLETFLARVLDIPWDEVHVEAELLEHALSERLEARIDAALGHPTRDPHGDPIPPSAGAHDESWGRPLAGTPAGSRFRIERVSDRDSDALRYLGEKGIRPGVVLEVGEQEPYGGSCWVRFGGEPLALGQVLTRLVFGTIVEGDE
- a CDS encoding aminodeoxychorismate/anthranilate synthase component II; the protein is MRVLVVDNYDSFVYNLVQYLAQLGVETVVRRNDDVDLDELDEVGAVLVSPGPGTPEAAGSSIDVIRASAERNLPLLGVCLGHQAIGVAWGGVVERAPELLHGKTSLVHHPGVGVLRGLPDPFVATRYHSLSIRPDTLPAELEVTGSTESGLIMAVRHRDLPIEGVQFHPESVLTQGGHRMLANWLATAGHVAAEPLIEDLGAEVAALTAGLH